A genomic window from Oceanobacillus timonensis includes:
- a CDS encoding PepSY domain-containing protein has protein sequence MRKKIIWAISGLVVFGIVGLTVYQTNATSSNPDLSSEEISEFVSAQYPGQHTEPALNVENGEPVYQMEVTQDQGVYSLKLNGDTGQIIDLTTVERTAKNEEEATGKDKEHQEEDVKENPESKNNSETDEEKQADSSNNQSTENNAVISHEEAMEIAKKEFSGEVIDLEMDSDDDILVYEIEMVDGEDEATIEINAYTGNIISLEIDIDD, from the coding sequence GTGCGGAAGAAAATAATCTGGGCAATTAGTGGCCTGGTTGTGTTTGGTATCGTTGGTTTAACCGTATATCAGACAAACGCGACATCTTCTAATCCGGATCTTAGCTCGGAGGAAATCAGTGAATTTGTCAGCGCTCAATATCCTGGTCAACATACGGAACCTGCGTTGAATGTTGAGAACGGTGAGCCGGTTTATCAGATGGAAGTTACGCAAGACCAAGGCGTCTATTCCTTAAAATTAAATGGAGATACAGGGCAGATTATTGATCTGACAACCGTGGAAAGAACGGCGAAAAATGAAGAGGAAGCGACTGGAAAAGACAAGGAGCATCAAGAGGAAGACGTTAAGGAGAATCCGGAATCAAAGAATAACTCGGAAACAGATGAAGAAAAACAAGCGGATTCTTCTAATAATCAATCGACAGAAAATAATGCTGTGATATCCCATGAAGAAGCAATGGAAATTGCCAAAAAAGAATTTTCCGGGGAAGTCATTGATCTGGAAATGGATTCGGATGACGACATTTTAGTTTATGAGATTGAAATGGTTGATGGAGAAGACGAAGCAACGATTGAAATTAATGCCTATACGGGTAATATTATTTCGTTGGAAATTGATATAGATGATTAA